The Synchiropus splendidus isolate RoL2022-P1 chromosome 1, RoL_Sspl_1.0, whole genome shotgun sequence genome includes a window with the following:
- the fam43a gene encoding protein FAM43A: MLPWKKNKFELIEEDKLSKQKGYAVSLNYSALTSFAKSCPESALHRVGSMFKSKRKKVRITGEDPTYTVLYLGNATTIQSKGDGCTDVAVSKIWGKSELGKCGTKMRLTISAQGIRMVHVDDRARRPGHLYLLHRVTFCVADPRLPRVFAWIYRHEMKHKAVMLRCHAVLVSKPEKAKAMALLLYQTSATALAEFKRLKRRDDARHQQQQLIGEQSIPLVPLRKLLNGQCLYKPPVERSRSAPKLGSITEDLLGEEEEEKKAMHFECEDILEHRGGSVSNGKHLSQIISDLGEMCIGNDVQTLKADLRVTRLLSGESSGSESSIESNQDPPPLNSLHSNFEEAKVPETA, translated from the coding sequence ATGCTGCCGTGGAAAAAGAACAAGTTCGAGCTGATCGAGGAAGACAAGCTGTCCAAACAGAAGGGCTATGCGGTGAGCCTCAACTACTCCGCGCTCACCTCCTTCGCCAAGTCCTGCCCGGAGAGCGCGCTCCATCGGGTGGGCAGCATGTTCAAGTCCAAGAGGAAAAAGGTGAGGATCACCGGTGAGGATCCCACCTACACGGTGCTGTACCTGGGCAACGCCACCACCATCCAGTCCAAGGGGGACGGCTGTACCGACGTGGCGGTCAGCAAGATCTGGGGCAAGAGCGAGCTGGGCAAGTGCGGAACCAAGATGCGGCTCACCATCAGCGCGCAGGGGATCCGCATGGTGCACGTGGACGACCGGGCCAGGAGACCGGGACACCTGTACCTGCTGCACCGGGTGACCTTCTGCGTGGCGGACCCGAGGCTGCCGCGAGTGTTCGCGTGGATTTACCGGCACGAGATGAAGCACAAGGCGGTGATGTTGCGCTGCCACGCCGTGCTGGTGTCCAAGCCGGAGAAGGCCAAGGCCATGGCGCTGCTGCTCTACCAGACCTCCGCCACCGCCCTGGCCGAGTTCAAGCGGCTCAAGCGGCGGGACGACGCgcggcaccagcagcagcagctgatcgGGGAGCAGAGCATCCCGCTGGTCCCGCTGCGGAAGCTCCTGAACGGACAGTGTCTATACAAACCCCCGGTGGAGCGCAGCCGGAGCGCACCGAAGCTGGGCTCCATCACCGAGGACCTGctgggcgaggaggaggaggagaagaaggccaTGCATTTCGAGTGCGAGGACATTCTGGAGCACCGCGGAGGCAGCGTATCCAACGGCAAACACTTGTCTCAGATCATCAGTGACCTCGGGGAGATGTGCATCGGGAACGACGTGCAGACTCTGAAGGCGGACCTGAGAGTGACCAGACTCCTGTCTGGTGAGAGCTCAGGGAGCGAGTCCTCCATAGAGAGCAACCAAGACCCCCCTCCTCTGAACTCACTTCATAGCAACTTTGAGGAGGCCAAGGTGCCCGAAACTGCCTGA